In Thermosinus carboxydivorans Nor1, the genomic stretch AGTAATCAGTCTAGGCAATATTACGGTCGGCGGCACCGGCAAAACGCCGACGGCCCAGAAGCTGGCAGCGGCCATCCGCGACATGGGCTACCGGGTGGTCATCCTCAACCGCGGCTACCGGGCGGCATGGAAAGGCAAAATCGGCCTGGTATCAGACGGCAAGAAAATCTACATGACGGCGGCTGAGGCGGGCGACGAGGCTTATCTGTTGGCCAAGAGCCTACCGGGCATCCCGGTAGTCATTGGCAAAAAGCGGGCCGTAACCGGCGAATACGCCGTGAAAAAGTTGGGCGCCGAGGTCATCATCCTCGATGACGGCTATCAGCACTGGCAGTTGGCGCGCGATCTGGACATCGTCCTGGTTGATACACTTAATAGATTTGGCAACAACTACCTGTTGCCGCGGGGAACGCTGCGCGAGCCGCTGGCCAACCTGAAACGGGCCCATGCCTTTCTGTTGACCAGAGTCGACCAGGCGTCCGATACCGCCCGTGACGCCGTGCGCGATACGTTAGTGGCCTACAACGATAAGGCCCTGATTGTGGAGAGTATCCACATTCCTCGTTATTTTCGCGAGATTGAACACTGGTACAAAGGCATGACGACGGCGGATATTCCCCTTGACGCTCTTCGGGACCAGAAAGTGGTCGCCTTTTCCGCCATCGGCAATCCGTCGTCGTTTGAACAAACCATTGCCGCCATTGGCGCCGAATTGGTCGATGCCGTGCGTTTTCCCGACCACCATGACTATACCATGGCCGAAATGCAATGCGTCATGGACAAAGCAGTAGGTAAGGGCGCCCGGGCCCTTGTTACCACCGAAAAAGACGCCGTGAAAATTCCGTCCGAGTTTATTCACTTCAACCGGCCGCTGCCTGTCTACGTCCTGGGCATTGAGGTCAAATTCTTGGACGGCGCGGACGAGCTGATGGCGCTCATCCGCCAGGTGGCGGCGGGCGGGGCGGTCAAGGAAAGGCACGTCGACAGGAAAAACGTGCCTAGTGGTGGTATGAAGTATGAAGTATGAGGTATGAAGTATGAAGTATGAGGTAGGGGGAATGAAACCGCGAAGATATCCATGCCAATAATTGGCACCACAAACAATGGAAAGTACCCCCATGCTACCACTTTCCACTTACCGATTGCCACTTTCCAGGGTAGTGCGCGAAGTTACGCGAAGGGTT encodes the following:
- the lpxK gene encoding tetraacyldisaccharide 4'-kinase, yielding MRQREAIQTYLYQLVHGGKKGLLAALLLGLLRLFSYLYSAGVAIKLGLYQWGILKQHKLDCKVISLGNITVGGTGKTPTAQKLAAAIRDMGYRVVILNRGYRAAWKGKIGLVSDGKKIYMTAAEAGDEAYLLAKSLPGIPVVIGKKRAVTGEYAVKKLGAEVIILDDGYQHWQLARDLDIVLVDTLNRFGNNYLLPRGTLREPLANLKRAHAFLLTRVDQASDTARDAVRDTLVAYNDKALIVESIHIPRYFREIEHWYKGMTTADIPLDALRDQKVVAFSAIGNPSSFEQTIAAIGAELVDAVRFPDHHDYTMAEMQCVMDKAVGKGARALVTTEKDAVKIPSEFIHFNRPLPVYVLGIEVKFLDGADELMALIRQVAAGGAVKERHVDRKNVPSGGMKYEV